One window from the genome of Natronomonas pharaonis DSM 2160 encodes:
- the dnaJ gene encoding molecular chaperone DnaJ: MSEDFYSVLGVSRDADEDEIKQAYRKKASEYHPDVSDDPNAEEKFKQVKKAKEVLLDDEKRRMYDQMGHERFQEAEKRGATDTDRGRGGMGGMGGGGMGGMNDIFEQFFGGGGRSQSRSGPRQGSDLKTRLKVDLEDAYHGVTKQLTVTRPEECPDCDGAGHPPDADSRTCSACDGRGQQTTVRQTALGRVQQTRECPQCDGKGTIYSETCSTCRGDGQVRNETTLQVEVPAGIRDGQTLRMDGEGAPGENGGRKGDLLVEIRIDDHETFERDGDDLRCRHPISFPQAVFGDTVEVPTLDGAVEMDVPAGTQSGETFRLRGKGMPRLKRRGHGDLYVQVRVVTPESLNEEQREALEAFAEAGGEEIDVEQGFFEKLKSSF, from the coding sequence ATGAGCGAGGACTTCTACTCGGTTTTGGGCGTCTCGCGGGACGCCGACGAGGACGAGATCAAACAGGCGTATCGGAAAAAGGCCTCCGAGTATCATCCGGACGTTTCGGACGACCCGAACGCCGAGGAGAAGTTCAAGCAGGTAAAGAAGGCAAAGGAGGTGCTCCTCGACGACGAGAAGCGGCGGATGTACGACCAGATGGGCCACGAGCGCTTCCAGGAGGCCGAAAAGCGCGGCGCGACCGACACCGACCGCGGCCGCGGCGGCATGGGCGGCATGGGCGGTGGCGGAATGGGAGGCATGAACGACATCTTCGAGCAGTTCTTCGGCGGTGGCGGGCGCTCCCAATCCCGCTCGGGCCCGAGGCAGGGGTCGGACCTCAAAACGCGGCTGAAAGTCGACCTCGAAGACGCCTACCACGGCGTCACAAAGCAATTGACCGTCACCCGGCCGGAGGAGTGCCCCGACTGTGACGGGGCGGGCCATCCGCCGGACGCCGACTCGCGGACCTGTTCGGCCTGCGACGGTCGCGGCCAGCAGACGACGGTTCGGCAGACCGCGCTCGGACGCGTCCAGCAGACCCGCGAGTGCCCACAGTGTGACGGTAAGGGGACCATCTACTCCGAGACGTGTTCGACCTGCCGCGGCGACGGGCAGGTCCGAAACGAGACCACCCTGCAGGTTGAGGTACCGGCCGGTATCCGCGACGGACAGACGCTCCGGATGGACGGCGAGGGCGCGCCCGGCGAGAACGGCGGCCGGAAGGGCGACCTGCTCGTCGAAATCCGCATCGACGACCACGAGACCTTCGAGCGGGACGGCGACGACCTCCGGTGTCGCCATCCGATTTCGTTCCCACAGGCGGTTTTCGGCGACACCGTCGAGGTGCCGACGCTCGACGGCGCTGTCGAGATGGACGTTCCGGCCGGCACCCAAAGCGGCGAGACGTTCCGGCTGCGGGGCAAGGGGATGCCGCGGCTCAAACGGCGCGGCCACGGCGACCTCTACGTACAGGTCCGAGTGGTCACTCCGGAGAGTCTCAACGAGGAACAGCGGGAAGCGCTTGAGGCCTTCGCCGAAGCCGGCGGCGAGGAAATCGACGTCGAGCAGGGCTTCTTCGAGAAGCTCAAAAGCAGTTTCTAG
- a CDS encoding RNA-binding protein: MQVKSRHHLRSDEIDALEERLADRLGVTPDGDSYERVEFDDVDREVVLVDGEPLVASFDDDLFLTVRGANEYAPDSHVVTVDSGAVSFVSDGANVMRPGITEATADIEPGDLVVIVEEAHGKALGVGRAEADGDDMVGDSGKVVETLHHVGDDLYEFHV, from the coding sequence ATGCAGGTGAAATCACGTCACCACCTCCGGTCGGACGAAATCGACGCCCTCGAAGAGCGGCTCGCCGACCGGCTCGGTGTCACCCCGGACGGCGACAGCTACGAGCGCGTCGAGTTCGACGACGTTGACCGCGAGGTCGTCCTCGTCGACGGCGAACCGCTCGTTGCCTCTTTCGACGACGACCTCTTTTTGACCGTCCGCGGGGCCAACGAGTACGCCCCCGACAGCCACGTCGTGACAGTCGACTCGGGGGCAGTCTCGTTCGTCTCCGACGGCGCGAACGTGATGCGCCCCGGTATCACGGAAGCGACAGCCGACATCGAGCCCGGCGACCTCGTTGTCATCGTCGAAGAAGCCCACGGCAAGGCACTGGGTGTCGGCCGCGCCGAGGCCGACGGCGACGACATGGTCGGCGACTCCGGAAAGGTCGTCGAGACGCTCCACCACGTCGGCGACGACCTGTATGAATTCCACGTGTAG
- the sppA gene encoding signal peptide peptidase SppA — translation MQTMSRIATASRVVLGVFVAAVVAVAGWVIFIEVPTTMADLVGVVFVIVAATVGLRIGGNIATSLAPGYNVAEVAVEGPITRDGGGGMPLSPPGSPGADDIVEQIEDADADDNVEALLLRLNTPGGAVVPSDDIRLAAEAFDGPTVAYTTDACASGGYWIASGCDELWARRGSVVGSIGVRGSRMTAAELLDRAGVEYEQLTAGEYKEAGVPFDDLGDDERQYLQGIVDDYYDQFVETVAEGREMEPSAVRETEAKVFLGEEAFERGLVDDLGTKDEVCERLEEVLGTEVETTELEPQQGLAARLQGGAERVAYAFGAGLAGRFVDAEGEFRFRV, via the coding sequence GCTGGGTCATCTTTATCGAGGTGCCCACGACGATGGCCGACCTCGTTGGCGTCGTCTTCGTCATCGTCGCCGCCACCGTTGGACTCCGCATCGGTGGCAACATCGCCACCAGCCTCGCGCCGGGGTACAACGTCGCCGAGGTCGCCGTTGAGGGACCGATAACCCGCGACGGCGGCGGTGGAATGCCGCTTTCGCCCCCCGGGTCACCCGGTGCCGACGATATCGTCGAGCAAATCGAGGACGCCGACGCTGATGACAACGTCGAGGCGCTCCTTTTGCGTCTCAACACGCCCGGCGGCGCGGTCGTCCCCAGCGACGACATCCGGCTGGCTGCGGAGGCCTTCGACGGCCCAACGGTCGCCTACACGACCGACGCCTGTGCTAGCGGCGGCTACTGGATAGCCAGCGGCTGCGACGAACTGTGGGCCCGCCGCGGCAGCGTCGTCGGCTCTATCGGCGTCCGTGGCTCCCGCATGACGGCCGCCGAGCTGCTCGACCGGGCCGGCGTCGAGTACGAACAGCTCACCGCCGGCGAGTACAAGGAGGCTGGCGTTCCCTTCGACGACCTCGGCGACGACGAGCGGCAGTACCTGCAGGGCATCGTCGACGACTACTACGACCAGTTCGTCGAAACCGTCGCCGAGGGCAGAGAGATGGAGCCGTCAGCCGTCCGGGAGACGGAGGCGAAGGTCTTCCTCGGAGAGGAGGCCTTCGAACGCGGGCTGGTCGACGACCTCGGAACGAAAGACGAGGTCTGCGAGCGGCTCGAAGAGGTGCTCGGCACCGAGGTCGAAACGACCGAACTCGAACCACAGCAGGGCCTCGCCGCTAGACTACAGGGTGGCGCAGAACGCGTCGCCTACGCCTTCGGTGCCGGCCTCGCCGGACGCTTTGTCGACGCCGAAGGCGAGTTCCGGTTTCGGGTCTGA
- a CDS encoding cell division protein SepF, with the protein MGLMSKLLGGNSHSAEDYVELDVDDFDASEAGAASVQVRFTDISEKNDVIDIKDAVYDGDIVIADIIRHTTSDRTMEHILDELKQVANEVGGDIVQKEDDQLIITPAGVGISRSKIGR; encoded by the coding sequence ATGGGACTCATGAGCAAGCTTCTCGGCGGAAACTCCCACAGCGCCGAGGACTACGTTGAGCTGGATGTCGACGACTTCGACGCCAGCGAGGCGGGCGCGGCCTCCGTACAGGTCCGCTTCACCGACATCAGCGAGAAAAACGACGTCATCGACATCAAAGACGCCGTCTACGACGGCGACATCGTCATCGCGGACATCATCCGGCATACGACGAGCGACCGGACGATGGAACACATTCTCGACGAACTCAAGCAGGTCGCAAACGAGGTCGGCGGCGATATCGTCCAAAAGGAAGACGACCAGCTCATTATTACGCCGGCAGGCGTCGGTATCTCGCGGTCGAAAATCGGCCGATAG